A segment of the Panacibacter ginsenosidivorans genome:
AAGGACGGGTGGCAGCCATTACCGCTACTGCCAGAAAGCTGGCGATCATTATATGGAATATGATTACTAAACTTCAACCGTATAAGAAAAATGAAATTATAATGAATAATGAAAAACATAAAATCAATCATCTAAAACAAATTGAAAGAAAGATCGGGGCACTTCACCTAAATGGGAATGAACTGAAAAGGCTTTTTGAAAGAACTTCACTATTAGTTAATTAGATGAATGTTGTACAGAAATAGGTTGACTAAAAATCAACCAAATTATGGACTTAAAAGAACAGATTATTGCGGAGTATTTAACGCAAGGCTGCGGCTTCAGGAAGCTTGCTGCAAAGTATGGCATCAGCAGAACCACCATTTGCAAATGGGTGCTCATTCACCAGGGAATACATAACTTGCCGCCCACAGAAAAGCAGTCAACCTATTCCACCAGCAGCATGAACAGTTCAAAGAAAAAACTCACTTCAGAACAATTACAATCTGCAGAAGCATTGCAGCAAAAAATAGCTGCACTGGAGAAGCAGCTTCAATGGGAAAAGCTACGCGCAGAAGCTTTAGATACCATGATCAATATTGCAGAGAAAGACCTCAATATCTCTATCAGAAAAAAGCCTGGTGCCCAACAGTAAAAGCAGTAAAAAAGATACATGGTAATATTAGTTTACAACAACTATGTAAACTGTTGGGCTATTCCTCACAGGCTTATCATAAGCATAATAAAAAACAGTTCCATCAACAGTATCATGAAGCGTTAATACTGGAACAGATCGATAGTATAAGAAAGCAACAGCCCAGATGCGGCGGAAGAAAATTATTCATCATGCTTCAGTCTTTTTTTGAGCAACACAATCTTCATATGGGAAGAGATAAATTCTTTGATCTGCTAAAGCGCAATAAGCTATTGGTAAGAAGAACCAAACGTAGCGTTCATACAACAAACAGTAAACATCACTTTTACCGCTATCCCAACCTGGTAAAGGATTTTACTCCACTAAAGGCGCATGAATTATGGGTTGCCGATATTACTTACATACCACTCAAAGAGCGGTTTGCTTATTTGTTTTTGATAACAGATGCGTACTCCAGAAAGATCGTTGGCTTTCATATAAGTGATGATATGAAAGTCAGTTCCGCTGTACTGGCATTAAAGAAAGCGCTGGCGCAAAAGCCTCCTGAAACAATCGTGATACACCATAGTGACCGGGGCATACAATACTGCAGTACAGAATATGTAAAATTATTGCAGCAACATCATGCATTAATATCAATGACCAACAATGGAGACCCATTGGAAAATGCTATTGCAGAAAGAGTAAATGGTATTCTGAAAACCGAACTCATCAGCAGTTATTATCATGATATCGATGCTGCTTCCATACACATCACAAGATGCATTACTATTTACAACTACAGAAGAAGACACAGCAGTTTAAATTGGCAAATACCTGCTGAGGTGCATACACAAAAAGGACCACAGATAAGACGATGGAAAAACTATTATCAAAACAACACAAAACAAAAGGAGGTAACCATGCAACCAACCTGATAAGCCAGCGCACAAAAAATATTTCCTTAGCTGTAGAGGGCACGAAAATATTTTTGCCAACACACAAATAAACACCTTAATAAATCAACCTTATTCAGGATGTATTATCTTAGTCAACCATTAACAGGATTATTATCTAAAACCAGTCAACTTTTTTCAGGACGGGTCATATCTTTAATCAGCAGCGGCACCGGGCAGACGGAACACAGAATACCGCCACATCGCCAATGCTTCAACGTTGTAGGCAATGTTTCCCGACCATGAAAAAGTTTCTAAATGCAATCATCGTAATTGGACTGACAGCTTGTAATCAGACAATACCCAAAGGTGACACGAAGACGATGGACTTTGGTTCATTCACTATTGAAACCCCGCAATCTTGGACAGCAATCAAAGAACATGGAATGGATAGTTATGTTGGCAGCATTGCTATTGATGACAAAGATACCATAGGTTTTGACCTTGGTTGGTATTCTAACAGACTTTACGAATATGACCCGACAATTTTGGACAGCAGCATGATGGCAAACATTGACACTTCTATGATTGACACAAGCGAAGTCATTTTCGTTAAAAACAGAATGAAAGTTGACCCCGACACATACAGAAAGAACAACGTTCTGTGGGACACAATTGACGGACGAAAAGCTAAAATTGTTTACCCACGAAAATCGGGTATCGGGACAACTGGTGTTTACATTGACAGTCTTTGGGTTTCAGGTTCTGACGTTGACCGGTTTAACTTGTATGGTGAAAACTTAACACCCGACAACGAGAAAAAGGTGTTACAGGCTTTACGAACCCTTAAATTTCGCAAGAAAACACTGCCTACAACAAAGGCATTTGCAAAAGCATGGTTGACAAGCCGTATTTGTACAGCAGTAATTCTTATCATCTTCTACTCTTGCAGGACATTAAGCATTTGGCAGTAGTTCTTATCTTCAACTTTAGTTTTTCAATTAGGCGTTTGTACCAGGCAGACGGAACGCGAAATTCCATGCCTTCACAAATGCTTTAACGTAGCTATCAAAAAAGAAATGTTGCTTAAGCTCGTCTGCTCCGCTTTTTGAACATGTTTCGTGCAGCATTTAGTTTCTTTAGAAGTAATAGCATGTTGCTGAATGTGGAACAGAACGCACAAGTGAGTGACACAACGATGCTTAATAGTAGCAATGCAGCTAAGTAAAAAAATTAAATCATTATCTGCAGTATGTATCTCCTCGCCCACTTGCCCCAATCTTTCATTCTGTCTTGCAGTGTAGTAAGCAAATTTGCATTGGTGATCTTCTTTCCTTTTACCGGTGGTTTTACTGAAGTTTCTGGAATTGTTTCTGTATAAACTTTTGTAGCGAACCAGGTAATATGTTCGTGCGGAATAGCGAGACCGAGTATCATACCGGGCAAACCGGTAAAAGATTCAGGGCCGCCACTGGGTAAAATACTCTCTGTATAAAATGCGACAACATATACGGAATCCATGATAAGTGCATTGGCACGGCGGCATTCAAAGCCGGCAATGGTGCGCATTTCATCTGTGATTTTCCATTTAATAGTACGTGCTGTATCCTGTATAAGAAATCCTTCTTCAAAAACATTTTTGCGGCTGGTGCTTTGATGTGTCTCAAGATCTGTATAAATAGTATTGTCTTCTGCGGGCTGCTGCCACATCCTGTTATTGTCTGCGTTATCACGACCGGGTTGATACAATGTTTTATTGCCGTTGAAAGTAAGATCGAAATAAGTTGTCTTGAATTGTGGCATGGTCTTCTTCATAAGATCACGCCAGGCCGGATCGTCAATATCATCTAACTGCGCGTAAAGATTGATCTTCTTTTCATATTCGATACGTCCCTCATTAAGAAAAATAGCATTCTGTGCATGCGCTGCAAGGCTTGCAAAAAAAAGGAGGAATATTATTATTAATGATCTCATACAATAACAGGTTTAATAAGATTAATCTTGTGATGGTCCGGGTGTTCCTGCTTTGGTAAAATTCCAAACAAGTGATAACAAAAAGAAACGCTGGATAGTGCTGTAGGTATTCTGCGAAATATAATTGCTGTTAACAGTGCGGTCGAAACCAATGTTTTGGTTAAGCAAATCATGACCTGTTATTTTTATCAGCAATGCATCTTTCTTTAAAAGCTTTTTACCTACCCACGCATTCCACAAAATAGCGTTGTTGTTATTTTCAAAAACAGAAGTCTTCTGCCGAAAATTGAAATCACAATCAGAATGAATCTGAAATTTAAGCGGCAGGAATATATCTGCCCCGGTGCTTACAGTAAATGTCCAGTATTTGGTTTCAAGATTTTGCTGTATAGAAGACTTGCTGATAGTATAGGTTGCATTAGGCGAAACATAGATGCTGTATTTCTTCTCTTTATCTTTATTAATGTTTAAACCAAAACTATAACTGCTGCTATTGGTAACGTTCATGCTATCATTAACAATACTTACATACCGGCTTCCATTTATATTGCTGTTCAGCCCTATTCTGGTGTCAATTTTTTTGATCTTAAAACCGTAATCAAGATATGCGTATAAAGAACGGTTACCATCCGCATTTACGCTTTGATAGACCCTCTTACCCGTGGAAGCATCCACAAAATCCCTGCTGGTTATAGCGTTTTGCGTAAAAGTGTAACCAACATTAGTCCAGATATTTCTTTCTGTGAGTACCTTAAAATCAAAGAATCCAAGGTTTACACTGTTACGAAAAGAAGGTTTAAGATCTGGATTACCAATAGCAATATTCAAAGGGTCATCATTGGTTGCTATGGGTTGTATCTGTTGAATAGTTGGTTGTTGTGTGCTTCCATTGTATCTTAAAAATATTCTTCTTTGCTGTGAGAAGTTATAAGAAAAATTTGCCTGTGGATACCAGTTTACAAAACTTCTTTTCAAAGAAGTTTGTGTATGCATATCTTTCTGATCGAAGCTTGTAAAGCCCACATTACTGCCTGCATTAAATTTTATTTTTTTCTTAAAGAGGCTATAATTGGCACCGGCCCTGTGTGTAAATACATTGAATGCATAATCGTTGCTGTAAAGACTATCAATGTCTGTGTATTTACCTTCATTGGATTTATTATAGGAACTGCGTTCAGAATTACTATTGTTGAGCACTATCCCATAATTTAAAATAAGTGAAGAAACTTTTGACAAAGGCTCCGAGTAAGTAACCTTGGAGTCGAAAGAAATATTTTTTGAAATATTATCCTTATACTGGTCTGTTATCTCACGAGTGTCAATGCCATCCTGGTAATAATGGTTATCAGAATAAAGATAGCCATCCGAAGTATTGTTACTAAAATTCTCTTTCAGGTTAAATGAAATTGTTCTCCCTTTTTTCTTCAGCTTTTTCTTCCATAACAAACTGCTGTTTACGCTCCTGTTATCACCAACGGTTGAAGTATTGCGGTCAGACTTATTGATTAAAGATTTGTCATTGGCAAGCGCTTCCGAATAAGCAACATTGCTGGTTATTTTATGATCAATCCCACCATCAGCCATAATTTTTATAGAAGAGCTGGAATCAAACTGGTATTCATAACTGGCATTGCCCCTGTTACGCAAAATCTCATTCACAAAATTCTGTGTTGAATTATTGTAGAAAGATGTTGAATCCGGTAAAATAGATTGTGAATTCGTGGCACTGCCACCGTTTACATGCAGTTGCAGGATTTTATAATTTGCATTCAGGTTTTGTTTATCATCATTCCATTTATTGTTATAATGCAAGCCCCCGGTTTGCACCAGAGGATAACCTTGCCCGTTATACCTTCCATCCCACGAATCAAGGTCATCTCCACCTCCATCAATAAAGAAATATCCGCCAGCTTCATCATAATCAGCATTGCCCAACGGGCTATCTCCGTAACTGCCCTTGTCCTGCCAGTTAAGACCTGATGTTCCTGTATTAGAGACTATACCATAAGCAGCAAACTTTTGTTTGCCTTTAAACGCATTTACCATAATCTGGTTATCATGATACCCATCTGTACCTGCACCAAGGTTAAGCCTGCCAAAATATCCATTCTTCTTATTGTCTTTCAGTTTTAAATTGATCGTCTTTTGTTTTTCCCCATCATCAATACCGGTAAAATTTGCCTGGTCGCTTTTCTTGTCAAATACCTGCACTTTGTCTATCATATCTGCACGAAGATTCTGCGTAACCAGTGTAGGGTCATCACCAAAAAATTCTTCGCCATCAACCAAAACTTTTTGTACTTTTTCTCCCTGTGCAGTTATTTGCCCGTTTCTGTCAACCTGTATGCCCGGCAATTTTTTCAACAGGTCTTCTACTGATGCATTTTCCTGTACTTTAAAGCTATCAGCGGCATATTCTGTTGTATCACCTTTTACTCTTATAGCGCTCACAGTTTGCCGCACAATCACTTCTTTCAGCAAATTTGCTTTTAGTATAACAGGTATTGAACCAAGATCCATTACGGCAGCAGAATCTTTTATATTAAGTACTTCCACATAATCTGCATACAACGGATAAGTTATCAGCAATACATATTTGCCGGTATCTAAACCTTTCAGTTCAAAATTACCTTTTGTATCACTTCTTGTGAATTTATACAGGATAGAATCTTTACTGTGCAGCAGTGAAATAGTGGTGTTGTAAAGATTTTCCCTACTGCTTGTATCCCTGATAATGCCTTTTACAGTAGCTTTTTGCGCATTTGCCAAAAAACAAAAAAACAAACCGGTAATAAGCAGTAATAAAGTCTTTTTCATGTTTGGTATAAGGTTAGTTGCAGCTAAAAATGTTTTTGTAATTTATATTATGAGCCAGGGTTTTGTATTGTCATTAAGCATCCGTTGCGTCGCACTCTTGTACCGGTGAATGTACAGTGAGCAATGGTGAATAAAAGACATTGCCTGCAGTATTGACCCTTCACCATTGACGATTCACGATACCGAACGTACAAGTGAGTGACACAACAAACGATGCCATGAAAAATTACTGTACGTTCATTGTAAAATTCATTGAAAAAAAATGAGCTGAAAAAATATTAGTTGCACAAAATCAATATAGCACAGTCCTGGTATTTAATTGTAAATTGTAGAAATAAATGGAGATACCAATTTTACTATTCCTAATTTTACGTTAATGGTTCTTAATCAATATAAACGGTTGCGATATGCCATCTAAATCAACAGAAAAAAAAGCTGCTGCCACAACCAAAACAAAAAAAGCAACGGCTACCGAAAATGGAACGCACATGAATGAACATAAAAAATATGAGGACATACATTTTGTTGACAGTACAAAACCGGTATGGAATTATTCTTTATTCTCGCAGCAAGACATTGAAAATTTTCAGCGTGGCACACATTACAGGTTGTATGAGTTATTTGGCAATAAACAATTTGAAGTATTGGGCACGTGGGGAACCTATTTTGCGGTATGGGCACCAAATGCCACACAGGTAAGCGTTACAGGAAATTTCAACCATTGGGATAAAGAAGCGCATAAACTTTTTGTGCGGCTCGATCATTCGGGAATATGGGAAGGTTTTATTCCAAATCTACCGGCTGGCGAATCTTATAAATATCATATACATGGCTTTAATGGTATCAGGCTTGATAAAGGAGACCCCTTTTCTCATCTGTGGGAAAAAAGGCCATTAACAGCTTCTATAACATGGGGAACATTTCATGACTGGCAGGATGAAGAGTGGATGAGTAAACGAGGTGAGCATAATAAATTAAATGCACCATGGAGCGTATACGAAGTGCATCTCGCCAGTTGGATGAGGCCCGATAGATTTGATGAAGAATCTTACAACACTTATGCGCAAATAACAGAGCGCATGGTTCCTTATGTAAAAGAAATGGGCTTTACACATGTAGAGTTTATGCCGGTAATGGAACATCCGTTCGATGGCAGCTGGGGCTATCAGGGCACCGGTTATTTTGCACCTACTTCAAGATTTGGAAGTCCACAGGATTTTGCAAAAATGGTAGAGGCATTTCACCAGGCAGGCATTGGTGTAATACTCGATTGGGTGCCTTCGCATTTTCCGTACGATTCGCATGGACTATTTATGTTTGATGGTACGCATACTTACGAATATGCGGATATGCGTAAAGGCTATCATCCTGACTGGAACTCTTATATTTTTAATTATGCGCGTGGTGAAGTAAAAAGTTTTCTGATCAGTAATGCAAGATTCTGGTGTGATCGTTTTCATGCAGATGGTTTACGTGTTGATGCAGTAAGTTCTATGTTGCGTTTGGATTATAGTCGCAATGAAGGCCAATGGGAACCAAACATACATGGTGGTAATGGTAATCTTGAAGCTATAGAATTTATTAAGGACCTGAACATAATGCTGTATAAGGATTTTCCGGAAATACAAACTATTGCGGAAGAAGCTACAGACTGGCCAAAGATCAGCAAACCTATATATGATGGAGGTTTGGGATTTGGGATGAAATGGATGATGGGCTGGATGCATGACACATTGGATTATTTTAAAATGGATCCGATATTCAGGCAATTTCACCAGGATAAGTTTGGCTTCAGCATGATGTATTACTACAATGAAAATTTTATGTTGCCGCTTAGTCATGATGAAGTGGTGCATGGGAAAAGCCCCATGCTTTACAAAATGCCTGGAGATGAATGGCAAAAATTTGCTAACCTGCGTTTACTATATACTTATATGTTTACACATCCTGGTGGCAAACTTTTATTTATGGGTGATGAATTTGGCGCTACCAGTGAGTGGAATTATAAAAGCGAATTGCAATGGAGCCTGTTGAGTTTTGTAAGTCATAAAGGAATGAAGTATTGCGTGCAGAAATTGAATGAACTCTACCGCAGTGAACCTGCCTTGTATGAAAAACAATTTGAACAGGGCGGCTTTGAATGGGTGGATATGAACCACAGAAGTGAAAGTGTGATAAGTTATAAACGAAAAGGAAATAATCCTGAAGATGATATTGTGATCATCTTAAACATGACACCACTTGTTCGTCATGATTGGGAGATACATGTTTATGGCAAGAAAAAATGGAAAGAGATCTTCAATAGTGACAACGTAGCATTCTGGGGAACAGGTGATGTGTTCAATCCTGATATAAAATCAGAAAAAGTAAGCAAGGATGATAAATGGTATAAACTAAAAATACATTTACCGGCACTTAGTGCTGTGGTAATTCGCTAAGCATTAAATTATATAAACCCCGAAGATTAAATCTCCGGGGTTTTATTTATTGTTGCATCTTTGAATTAATTATATAATATATAAATGCAAACAATTATCCAACTTCCTTCATGGCTTAAAAGTTCTGAAAACAATATAGTTGTGCTGTTTGATCTGAAAGGAAATATAACAGATTGCAA
Coding sequences within it:
- a CDS encoding GLPGLI family protein, whose translation is MRSLIIIFLLFFASLAAHAQNAIFLNEGRIEYEKKINLYAQLDDIDDPAWRDLMKKTMPQFKTTYFDLTFNGNKTLYQPGRDNADNNRMWQQPAEDNTIYTDLETHQSTSRKNVFEEGFLIQDTARTIKWKITDEMRTIAGFECRRANALIMDSVYVVAFYTESILPSGGPESFTGLPGMILGLAIPHEHITWFATKVYTETIPETSVKPPVKGKKITNANLLTTLQDRMKDWGKWARRYILQIMI
- a CDS encoding IS3 family transposase, which codes for MGKATRRSFRYHDQYCRERPQYLYQKKAWCPTVKAVKKIHGNISLQQLCKLLGYSSQAYHKHNKKQFHQQYHEALILEQIDSIRKQQPRCGGRKLFIMLQSFFEQHNLHMGRDKFFDLLKRNKLLVRRTKRSVHTTNSKHHFYRYPNLVKDFTPLKAHELWVADITYIPLKERFAYLFLITDAYSRKIVGFHISDDMKVSSAVLALKKALAQKPPETIVIHHSDRGIQYCSTEYVKLLQQHHALISMTNNGDPLENAIAERVNGILKTELISSYYHDIDAASIHITRCITIYNYRRRHSSLNWQIPAEVHTQKGPQIRRWKNYYQNNTKQKEVTMQPT
- a CDS encoding outer membrane beta-barrel protein → MKKTLLLLITGLFFCFLANAQKATVKGIIRDTSSRENLYNTTISLLHSKDSILYKFTRSDTKGNFELKGLDTGKYVLLITYPLYADYVEVLNIKDSAAVMDLGSIPVILKANLLKEVIVRQTVSAIRVKGDTTEYAADSFKVQENASVEDLLKKLPGIQVDRNGQITAQGEKVQKVLVDGEEFFGDDPTLVTQNLRADMIDKVQVFDKKSDQANFTGIDDGEKQKTINLKLKDNKKNGYFGRLNLGAGTDGYHDNQIMVNAFKGKQKFAAYGIVSNTGTSGLNWQDKGSYGDSPLGNADYDEAGGYFFIDGGGDDLDSWDGRYNGQGYPLVQTGGLHYNNKWNDDKQNLNANYKILQLHVNGGSATNSQSILPDSTSFYNNSTQNFVNEILRNRGNASYEYQFDSSSSIKIMADGGIDHKITSNVAYSEALANDKSLINKSDRNTSTVGDNRSVNSSLLWKKKLKKKGRTISFNLKENFSNNTSDGYLYSDNHYYQDGIDTREITDQYKDNISKNISFDSKVTYSEPLSKVSSLILNYGIVLNNSNSERSSYNKSNEGKYTDIDSLYSNDYAFNVFTHRAGANYSLFKKKIKFNAGSNVGFTSFDQKDMHTQTSLKRSFVNWYPQANFSYNFSQQRRIFLRYNGSTQQPTIQQIQPIATNDDPLNIAIGNPDLKPSFRNSVNLGFFDFKVLTERNIWTNVGYTFTQNAITSRDFVDASTGKRVYQSVNADGNRSLYAYLDYGFKIKKIDTRIGLNSNINGSRYVSIVNDSMNVTNSSSYSFGLNINKDKEKKYSIYVSPNATYTISKSSIQQNLETKYWTFTVSTGADIFLPLKFQIHSDCDFNFRQKTSVFENNNNAILWNAWVGKKLLKKDALLIKITGHDLLNQNIGFDRTVNSNYISQNTYSTIQRFFLLSLVWNFTKAGTPGPSQD
- a CDS encoding transposase, which produces MDLKEQIIAEYLTQGCGFRKLAAKYGISRTTICKWVLIHQGIHNLPPTEKQSTYSTSSMNSSKKKLTSEQLQSAEALQQKIAALEKQLQWEKLRAEALDTMINIAEKDLNISIRKKPGAQQ
- the glgB gene encoding 1,4-alpha-glucan branching protein GlgB: MPSKSTEKKAAATTKTKKATATENGTHMNEHKKYEDIHFVDSTKPVWNYSLFSQQDIENFQRGTHYRLYELFGNKQFEVLGTWGTYFAVWAPNATQVSVTGNFNHWDKEAHKLFVRLDHSGIWEGFIPNLPAGESYKYHIHGFNGIRLDKGDPFSHLWEKRPLTASITWGTFHDWQDEEWMSKRGEHNKLNAPWSVYEVHLASWMRPDRFDEESYNTYAQITERMVPYVKEMGFTHVEFMPVMEHPFDGSWGYQGTGYFAPTSRFGSPQDFAKMVEAFHQAGIGVILDWVPSHFPYDSHGLFMFDGTHTYEYADMRKGYHPDWNSYIFNYARGEVKSFLISNARFWCDRFHADGLRVDAVSSMLRLDYSRNEGQWEPNIHGGNGNLEAIEFIKDLNIMLYKDFPEIQTIAEEATDWPKISKPIYDGGLGFGMKWMMGWMHDTLDYFKMDPIFRQFHQDKFGFSMMYYYNENFMLPLSHDEVVHGKSPMLYKMPGDEWQKFANLRLLYTYMFTHPGGKLLFMGDEFGATSEWNYKSELQWSLLSFVSHKGMKYCVQKLNELYRSEPALYEKQFEQGGFEWVDMNHRSESVISYKRKGNNPEDDIVIILNMTPLVRHDWEIHVYGKKKWKEIFNSDNVAFWGTGDVFNPDIKSEKVSKDDKWYKLKIHLPALSAVVIR